A single window of Trueperaceae bacterium DNA harbors:
- a CDS encoding GreA/GreB family elongation factor — protein MSRAFVKEDASGEDVVVTHRPPLPDGVPNLVTPAGLAALERERDERRHELEAIAASEPTPEGRRKLAAAEEELELLLGRIATAQVVAPPRDPDVVDVGATVLVRYLTGPQAGRTAEFTLVGVDEADPLEGRVAFTAPVAQALLGKRVGAEGAFKAGNAELVVQLESVSY, from the coding sequence GTGAGCAGGGCGTTCGTCAAGGAGGACGCCTCCGGCGAGGACGTGGTGGTCACCCATCGCCCGCCTCTGCCGGACGGCGTGCCCAACCTCGTCACGCCCGCCGGGCTGGCGGCGCTCGAACGGGAGCGCGACGAACGCAGGCACGAGTTGGAGGCCATCGCGGCCTCCGAGCCTACGCCGGAGGGCCGGCGGAAGCTGGCCGCCGCCGAGGAGGAGTTGGAGCTCCTCCTCGGCCGCATCGCCACCGCCCAGGTGGTCGCGCCGCCCCGCGACCCCGACGTGGTCGACGTCGGGGCGACGGTGCTCGTCCGCTACCTGACGGGCCCGCAGGCCGGCCGTACCGCCGAGTTCACCCTCGTCGGGGTGGACGAGGCGGACCCGCTCGAGGGTCGCGTGGCGTTCACGGCGCCCGTCGCGCAGGCGCTCCTCGGCAAGCGCGTCGGCGCGGAGGGTGCGTTCAAGGCCGGCAACGCCGAGCTGGTCGTGCAGCTCGAGTCGGTGAGCTACTGA
- a CDS encoding WYL domain-containing protein — MSRTVGKAQRLALLKEELARRPRRVVELAGEHGCTRRTIERDLVTLVEQLGVELRKDGDGRYFVPRKASALNEVEALAVYSATRLLTHTGVGERHYRTALEKLANQVPEPARTSLLRSVDDLRQGPEDRTLDLVAQAWFQRRVLRCEYDSANSGTTSPRELEIYFFELNRRNLEPYVLAFDRTKNKKVVVLKLARMRNVMLRDENYEIPSDFDPKARLDPAFGIVVGEEFEVTLRAGDTVAKRMTENGDRSLRLGADAGEGRRFVHVTATRDSQGRPLEILPWLLGWGSAIEVVAPDFVRSALRAELAKALAAYPE, encoded by the coding sequence ATGAGCCGCACCGTGGGCAAGGCGCAGCGCCTCGCGCTGCTGAAGGAGGAGCTCGCTCGGCGGCCCCGCCGCGTGGTCGAGCTCGCGGGCGAGCACGGCTGCACGCGGCGCACGATCGAGCGCGACCTCGTCACGCTCGTCGAGCAGCTCGGCGTCGAACTGCGCAAGGACGGCGACGGCCGGTACTTCGTGCCGCGCAAGGCCTCCGCCCTGAACGAGGTCGAGGCGCTGGCCGTGTACAGCGCGACCCGGCTGCTCACGCATACGGGGGTGGGCGAGCGACACTACCGCACGGCCCTCGAGAAGCTCGCCAACCAGGTGCCGGAGCCGGCGCGCACGTCGCTGCTCCGCAGCGTCGACGACCTCAGGCAGGGCCCGGAGGACCGGACGCTCGACCTCGTGGCGCAGGCCTGGTTCCAGCGCCGCGTCCTGCGCTGCGAGTACGACTCGGCCAACTCCGGGACGACCAGCCCGCGCGAGCTGGAGATCTACTTCTTCGAGCTCAACCGCCGCAACCTCGAGCCGTACGTCCTCGCCTTCGACCGCACGAAGAACAAGAAGGTCGTCGTGCTCAAGCTCGCCCGGATGAGGAACGTCATGCTCAGGGACGAGAACTACGAGATCCCGAGCGACTTCGACCCCAAGGCGAGGCTGGACCCGGCCTTCGGCATCGTGGTGGGGGAGGAGTTCGAGGTGACGCTGCGCGCGGGCGACACCGTCGCCAAGCGCATGACGGAGAACGGCGACCGCAGCCTGCGCCTGGGTGCCGACGCGGGCGAAGGCAGGCGCTTCGTGCACGTCACCGCCACGCGCGACTCCCAGGGCAGGCCGTTGGAGATCCTTCCGTGGCTGCTGGGTTGGGGCTCTGCCATCGAGGTCGTCGCCCCCGACTTCGTGCGCAGCGCCCTGCGCGCCGAGCTGGCGAAAGCCCTCGCCGCCTACCCGGAGTGA
- a CDS encoding universal stress protein, with the protein MYKRILMPTDGSASSDLAVTQGLELAKQLGAEVTFLHILENPLTAGYATPETLPYAAELYQDLREAGAQLLERAKAKAAAVGVTANTVLVEHHDPVEAVHDAEADHDLVVMGTHGRRGFNRWMFGSVAEGALRRSTKPYLVVRAQDASE; encoded by the coding sequence ATGTACAAGAGGATCCTGATGCCGACGGACGGTAGCGCGAGTTCCGACCTCGCCGTCACGCAAGGGCTGGAACTCGCCAAGCAGCTCGGCGCGGAGGTCACTTTCCTCCATATTCTCGAGAACCCGCTCACCGCCGGTTACGCGACGCCGGAGACGCTGCCTTACGCCGCCGAGCTGTACCAGGACCTGCGCGAGGCGGGCGCACAGCTCCTCGAGCGGGCCAAGGCGAAGGCCGCGGCGGTCGGCGTCACGGCGAACACCGTCCTCGTCGAGCACCACGACCCCGTCGAGGCCGTCCACGATGCCGAGGCCGATCACGACCTCGTCGTCATGGGCACGCACGGCCGCAGGGGCTTCAACCGCTGGATGTTCGGCTCGGTCGCGGAGGGCGCGTTGCGCCGTTCGACCAAGCCGTACCTGGTCGTGAGGGCGCAAGACGCTAGCGAGTGA
- a CDS encoding amidohydrolase family protein: MTDGAVPRPGAGFVVRGGTLVLPDGLAPGAALVVVDGTIAAVVPESELTADQLAAPTLDAGGAYVLPGLVDIHTHGASGRLFNEADDEAWSSILATQLAHGVTSVLPTTLTASIPELTAALAQGRRWLRSPAARSARDGTPRDRTPYEPDPGDGAPAHAQVLGMHVEGPYFALAQSGAQDPAHIRNPDDGTVDELLAYADAIRLMSFAPELPGALELTSRLSALGIVPAAGHSSARDEHLAAAMARGLTHVIHLFSAQSTTVREGPWRKPGLLEASLAFDGLTVEVIADHRHLPTTLLRLAYKAIGPDRLCIVSDATHGAGMPEGTELKLGGLDIVVGPGVAMLKDLTAFAGSTTLLDRMLQVMHFEVGLPLAEVVRMASLNPARAVGAAGRKGSLEPGKDADFALFSPALEPLAAYIGGARAVPKSVSVTGADG; the protein is encoded by the coding sequence GTGACGGACGGCGCGGTTCCGCGCCCCGGGGCCGGCTTCGTGGTGCGAGGCGGCACCCTAGTCCTCCCCGACGGACTGGCGCCTGGCGCGGCGCTGGTCGTGGTCGACGGGACGATCGCGGCCGTCGTGCCCGAGTCGGAGCTGACGGCGGACCAACTGGCCGCACCCACGCTCGACGCCGGCGGCGCCTACGTGCTGCCTGGCCTCGTCGACATCCATACCCACGGCGCCAGCGGCCGGCTGTTCAACGAAGCCGACGACGAGGCGTGGTCGAGCATCCTCGCGACGCAGCTCGCGCACGGCGTCACGAGCGTGCTGCCTACGACGCTGACGGCGAGCATCCCGGAGCTCACGGCCGCGCTGGCACAAGGGCGGCGGTGGCTGCGCTCGCCGGCCGCCCGGTCGGCGCGCGACGGAACGCCACGCGACCGTACGCCGTACGAGCCGGACCCCGGCGACGGGGCGCCGGCGCACGCCCAGGTTCTCGGGATGCACGTGGAAGGCCCGTACTTCGCCCTCGCGCAGTCGGGTGCCCAGGACCCTGCACACATCCGGAACCCGGACGACGGCACCGTGGACGAACTCCTCGCCTACGCCGACGCCATCAGGCTGATGAGCTTCGCGCCCGAGCTGCCCGGCGCGCTGGAACTGACGTCCAGGCTGAGCGCGCTCGGCATCGTGCCGGCCGCCGGCCACTCGAGCGCCAGGGACGAGCACCTGGCGGCGGCCATGGCGCGCGGGCTCACGCACGTCATCCACCTGTTCAGCGCCCAGTCCACCACCGTGCGCGAGGGCCCGTGGCGCAAGCCCGGGCTGCTGGAGGCCTCGCTCGCGTTCGACGGCCTCACCGTCGAGGTGATCGCCGACCACCGCCACCTCCCGACGACGCTCCTGCGCCTCGCGTACAAGGCCATCGGTCCGGACCGCCTCTGCATCGTCAGCGACGCGACGCACGGCGCCGGCATGCCCGAGGGGACGGAGCTGAAGCTCGGCGGCCTCGACATCGTCGTAGGGCCCGGCGTGGCCATGCTGAAGGACCTCACCGCGTTCGCGGGCAGCACGACGCTCCTCGACCGCATGCTCCAGGTGATGCACTTCGAGGTCGGCCTGCCGCTGGCGGAGGTCGTGCGCATGGCCTCGCTCAACCCGGCCAGGGCCGTCGGCGCGGCCGGGCGCAAGGGGAGCCTCGAGCCCGGCAAGGACGCCGACTTCGCGCTCTTCTCGCCCGCCCTCGAACCGCTGGCCGCGTACATAGGCGGCGCCCGCGCCGTTCCCAAGAGTGTGAGCGTCACAGGAGCGGACGGTTGA
- a CDS encoding histidine kinase has product MSTADAALLRATLAAQDQERARIASELHEDVGQALKAVILGLDRLDRLGRADDAAAKAERQRLRTAAVRSLEAVRRIALDSRPPTLDELGLAAAIRTLAREAEGRGGPPVGVLVTIAPTREGAAGALGPRRTRSGKASEVEVALYRVAKEALANVVQHARAASASVVVSGTPDRWSIVVEDDGVGFDVAALAPEAGLGLACMRARLVALGGSLDVESAPGGGTSVYGRLGTP; this is encoded by the coding sequence GTGTCCACCGCCGACGCCGCGCTCCTCAGGGCCACCCTGGCCGCCCAGGACCAGGAGCGGGCGCGCATCGCCTCGGAGCTCCACGAGGACGTCGGGCAGGCGCTGAAGGCCGTCATCCTCGGGCTCGATCGGCTCGATCGGCTTGGCCGGGCGGACGACGCCGCCGCCAAGGCCGAACGCCAGCGCCTGCGCACGGCGGCGGTGCGGAGCCTGGAGGCCGTCAGGCGCATCGCGCTCGACAGCCGCCCACCCACCTTGGACGAGCTCGGCCTCGCGGCTGCCATCCGCACGCTCGCCCGTGAGGCCGAGGGGCGCGGCGGACCGCCCGTCGGCGTGCTCGTCACGATCGCGCCGACGCGGGAAGGGGCGGCGGGCGCGCTCGGCCCGCGCCGGACGCGGTCGGGCAAGGCGAGCGAGGTCGAGGTCGCCCTCTACCGCGTCGCCAAGGAGGCACTCGCCAACGTCGTGCAGCACGCGCGGGCCGCGTCGGCGTCCGTGGTCGTGTCCGGCACGCCGGACAGGTGGTCCATCGTGGTCGAGGACGACGGCGTGGGGTTCGACGTGGCGGCCCTCGCGCCTGAGGCGGGGCTCGGCCTGGCGTGCATGCGCGCCCGCCTCGTGGCGCTCGGCGGCAGCCTGGACGTCGAGAGCGCGCCGGGGGGAGGAACGTCCGTTTACGGCAGGCTCGGTACGCCCTAG
- a CDS encoding response regulator transcription factor yields MTHRTVRLLLVDDHALVRSGVRALLEAHESPATTLAVVGEAATAEQALQLVGALGPDVVLLDLSLPGRSGIAALPELTAAAPATRFIALSMHEDAEYVQSFLAAGGSGYVPKTSLETELVDAVLAVDRGEYYVPARLLAALTRELAHPDPRRAAQLTERETDVVRGIASGSTYREIARTLGLSEKTVATYRERASEKLGARSRAELVRWAVERGLV; encoded by the coding sequence ATGACGCACCGCACGGTTCGACTCCTGCTGGTGGACGACCACGCACTGGTCCGGTCGGGTGTCAGGGCGCTGCTCGAGGCGCACGAGTCGCCGGCCACGACGCTCGCCGTCGTCGGTGAGGCCGCCACGGCCGAACAGGCGCTGCAGCTCGTCGGCGCGCTAGGCCCCGACGTCGTGCTCCTCGACCTCTCGCTGCCTGGTCGCAGCGGCATCGCCGCCCTCCCCGAGCTGACGGCCGCCGCTCCGGCCACGCGCTTCATCGCCCTCTCGATGCACGAGGACGCCGAGTACGTCCAGAGCTTCCTCGCGGCGGGCGGCTCGGGTTACGTGCCGAAGACGTCGCTGGAGACCGAGCTCGTCGACGCCGTCCTGGCAGTCGACCGCGGCGAGTACTACGTGCCCGCCAGGCTCCTCGCCGCCCTGACCCGCGAGCTCGCCCACCCCGACCCGCGCCGCGCGGCGCAGCTCACGGAGCGCGAGACGGACGTCGTGCGCGGCATCGCGTCCGGCTCCACCTACCGCGAGATCGCCCGGACCCTCGGCCTCAGTGAGAAGACCGTCGCGACGTACCGCGAACGCGCCAGCGAGAAGCTCGGCGCGCGCTCACGCGCCGAGCTCGTCAGGTGGGCGGTGGAGCGGGGGCTCGTGTGA
- a CDS encoding SDR family oxidoreductase, whose protein sequence is MSSRLAGKVAVVTGAGSGMGRAMAVRFAAEGASVLGADWNEEALKAVIDEVTAVGGTIKGVKTNVADRAQVEAMVQAAVDAFGKLDVLVNNAGVMDLNQGVAELDDDLYRRVMGVNVDGPTFASRAAIKAMGENGGSILNIASVAGVGGGAAGAAYTMSKHAVIGLTRNTAFMYGPKGITCNAIVVGAVATNIMSSIDPTKLDQYGMSRSQRYYGLIPAQLQPDDIANLALFLVSDEAKMVNGALVAADGGWRAA, encoded by the coding sequence GTGAGCTCGAGGTTGGCAGGCAAGGTCGCGGTAGTTACGGGCGCCGGTTCGGGCATGGGGCGGGCCATGGCGGTACGGTTCGCCGCAGAGGGCGCGAGCGTGCTCGGAGCCGACTGGAACGAGGAGGCCCTGAAGGCGGTCATCGACGAGGTGACCGCGGTCGGCGGGACCATCAAGGGCGTGAAGACTAACGTGGCGGACCGCGCCCAGGTCGAGGCGATGGTCCAGGCCGCCGTCGACGCGTTCGGTAAGCTCGACGTCCTCGTCAACAACGCGGGCGTCATGGACCTCAACCAAGGGGTGGCGGAGCTCGACGACGACCTCTACCGGCGCGTGATGGGCGTCAACGTCGACGGGCCGACGTTCGCCAGCCGGGCCGCCATCAAGGCGATGGGCGAGAACGGCGGAAGCATCCTCAACATCGCGAGCGTCGCCGGTGTTGGCGGCGGCGCGGCCGGCGCGGCGTACACCATGTCCAAGCACGCCGTGATAGGCCTGACCCGCAACACGGCGTTCATGTACGGCCCCAAGGGGATCACGTGCAACGCGATCGTGGTGGGCGCCGTGGCCACGAACATCATGTCGAGCATCGACCCGACCAAGCTCGATCAGTACGGCATGAGCCGCTCGCAGCGCTACTACGGCCTGATCCCCGCTCAGCTCCAGCCGGACGACATCGCGAACCTCGCCCTCTTCCTCGTGTCCGACGAGGCCAAGATGGTCAACGGCGCGCTCGTCGCGGCCGACGGGGGTTGGCGCGCGGCTTGA
- a CDS encoding ABC transporter ATP-binding protein, which yields MSADPAPLNVVDLRVRLAGVSVLDEVTFRLAAGDVALLVGPNGAGKSTLLRAVIGLLPSNGEVEIFGRPNRSMGARSKFVFAPDDPALYEDLTLREHARLNAVLYGRPDADARALEWLGAFGLDARLDEYPGTHSRGMRQKLSLSLALGLELPLTILDEPFNGLDIASQELLAAGLQARGAAGGAVLLTGHQRDLESVLEARRLELVDGTLRA from the coding sequence ATGTCTGCCGATCCCGCGCCGCTCAACGTCGTCGACCTGCGCGTGCGCCTCGCCGGCGTGAGCGTGCTCGACGAGGTGACCTTCCGACTGGCCGCGGGCGACGTCGCGCTCCTCGTCGGACCGAACGGGGCGGGCAAGAGCACGTTGCTGCGCGCCGTCATCGGACTCCTGCCCAGCAACGGCGAGGTCGAGATCTTCGGGCGCCCGAACCGCAGCATGGGTGCCCGTTCCAAGTTCGTCTTCGCCCCCGACGACCCGGCGCTCTACGAGGACCTGACCTTGCGCGAGCACGCTCGTCTCAACGCCGTCCTGTACGGCCGGCCGGACGCCGACGCCAGGGCGCTCGAGTGGCTGGGCGCGTTCGGCCTGGATGCGCGCCTGGACGAGTACCCCGGCACCCACTCCCGCGGCATGCGTCAGAAGCTCTCGCTCTCGCTGGCGCTGGGGTTGGAACTGCCCCTCACCATCCTCGATGAGCCCTTCAACGGCCTGGACATCGCCTCGCAGGAGCTGCTCGCCGCCGGCCTGCAAGCGCGGGGCGCGGCCGGGGGCGCCGTGCTGCTGACGGGCCACCAGCGCGACCTCGAGAGCGTGCTCGAGGCGAGGCGGCTCGAGCTCGTCGACGGCACGCTACGCGCGTGA
- a CDS encoding NTP transferase domain-containing protein — protein MSLEFVCLAAGRGTRMGRLGAYLQKCMYPVGLRPFLELTMAQAAGAGGARVHVVVGHHAEQVAAYFGSEFGGMRVEYVRQDEPLGTGHALGLLAERLAGAARVLVWQGDVYVPSAVFAALDAHGSPNAVTLVSEPEAGPELLATVEGDRVRRVWGGAGPLSDGGVWKLEARLLAALGGRGAPSGPLTAGVPGGSRAPSRAANAEVRALANLQRLIDAGEAEVGAVVVGTRLHLGGTHPTPEANVAGVVRRLLAEGHGR, from the coding sequence ATGAGCCTGGAGTTCGTCTGCCTGGCCGCCGGCCGCGGCACGCGCATGGGCCGCCTCGGCGCCTACCTGCAGAAGTGCATGTACCCCGTGGGGCTCCGCCCGTTCCTCGAGCTCACCATGGCGCAGGCCGCCGGCGCCGGCGGCGCGCGCGTGCACGTCGTCGTCGGCCACCACGCCGAGCAGGTCGCCGCGTACTTCGGGAGCGAGTTCGGCGGCATGCGCGTCGAGTACGTGCGGCAAGACGAGCCGCTCGGCACGGGCCACGCCCTCGGCCTGCTCGCCGAGCGCCTCGCCGGGGCGGCGCGCGTGCTCGTGTGGCAGGGCGACGTGTACGTGCCGAGCGCGGTGTTCGCCGCCCTGGACGCGCACGGGTCGCCCAACGCCGTGACGCTCGTCTCCGAGCCGGAGGCCGGGCCCGAGCTCCTCGCCACCGTCGAGGGCGACCGGGTCCGGCGCGTGTGGGGCGGCGCCGGACCCTTGAGCGACGGCGGCGTCTGGAAGCTCGAGGCGCGGCTGCTCGCCGCGCTGGGCGGCCGTGGCGCGCCCTCCGGTCCGCTCACCGCCGGTGTCCCGGGCGGCTCCCGCGCGCCGTCTCGTGCCGCGAACGCCGAGGTCAGGGCCCTCGCGAACCTCCAACGGCTGATCGACGCGGGCGAGGCCGAGGTCGGCGCCGTCGTGGTCGGCACGCGCCTGCACCTCGGCGGCACCCACCCGACGCCCGAGGCCAACGTGGCCGGCGTCGTGCGGCGCCTCCTCGCGGAGGGGCACGGGCGGTGA
- a CDS encoding universal stress protein, whose protein sequence is MSSTVRSERVRVLVPLDGSEFARQVIPYAIRVLRPETHALTLLKVAPVPEGYSPVAARPLTLEGWSARDGWTGGEPPVYYSQVYDSAVANLEEEVFADARRLVAAGFEVTPEVRFGDPADEIVSLIAEEGYDLVVMATHGRSGLGRVLMGSVAGAVLKRVHVPVMMVRPLPEGAGEGLGAVDRAPVRATTDVIT, encoded by the coding sequence ATGAGCTCAACCGTGAGGAGTGAGCGTGTGCGGGTGCTCGTCCCGCTCGACGGCTCCGAGTTCGCTCGTCAGGTGATCCCGTACGCCATCCGGGTCCTGCGGCCGGAGACGCACGCGCTCACGCTGCTCAAGGTCGCTCCGGTGCCGGAAGGGTATAGCCCCGTGGCCGCGCGGCCCCTGACGCTGGAAGGCTGGTCGGCCCGCGACGGCTGGACGGGTGGCGAGCCGCCCGTCTACTACAGCCAGGTCTACGATAGTGCGGTCGCCAACCTCGAGGAGGAAGTGTTCGCCGACGCCAGGCGGCTCGTCGCCGCCGGCTTCGAGGTGACGCCGGAGGTGCGCTTCGGCGACCCGGCCGACGAGATCGTCTCGCTCATCGCGGAGGAGGGCTACGACCTGGTCGTGATGGCCACCCATGGGCGTTCCGGCCTCGGCCGCGTCCTCATGGGGAGCGTCGCGGGGGCCGTCCTCAAGCGCGTGCACGTCCCCGTCATGATGGTCAGGCCGCTGCCAGAAGGCGCCGGGGAGGGGCTCGGGGCCGTCGACCGCGCACCGGTGAGGGCGACGACCGACGTCATCACGTGA
- a CDS encoding universal stress protein produces MRILHPTDFSQPAQMALALARDLRRRTNGTLHVVHVQQRFETEGARLRPQLDSLNLELNRRVEEGRGQEVERLRGMLSHLASPDATSELVWGNPVVELLAMQDRFDLVVMGAHGANRFDNVFLGGVAGRFVRRSYLPVITVREEADVGRVRRVLVATDFGAASWAAWRFVRDLTGEGTELVLAHVVDDERVRDDAAHIQSVTDKLSELSGGEASRIVVRAGNPVTALPELAVEAGADLIAIGIRQHRAAAGLLLGSRADALIRSSKVPVLSVPLADE; encoded by the coding sequence ATGCGGATCCTGCACCCGACGGATTTCTCCCAGCCGGCGCAGATGGCGCTCGCGTTGGCGCGCGACCTGCGCCGTCGCACCAACGGCACGCTGCACGTCGTACACGTGCAGCAGCGTTTCGAGACGGAGGGCGCCCGGCTGCGGCCGCAGCTGGACAGCCTCAACCTCGAGCTCAACCGGCGCGTCGAGGAGGGCCGGGGTCAGGAGGTCGAGCGCCTGCGCGGCATGCTGTCGCACCTCGCCAGCCCCGACGCGACGAGCGAGCTCGTCTGGGGCAACCCCGTAGTGGAGCTGCTCGCCATGCAGGACCGCTTCGACCTCGTGGTCATGGGGGCGCATGGCGCCAACCGCTTCGACAACGTCTTCCTCGGCGGGGTGGCCGGCCGCTTCGTGCGCCGCAGCTACCTCCCGGTCATCACGGTGCGCGAGGAGGCCGACGTCGGCAGGGTGCGGCGGGTGCTCGTCGCGACCGACTTCGGCGCGGCTTCCTGGGCCGCCTGGCGGTTCGTACGCGACCTGACGGGCGAGGGCACTGAGCTCGTACTGGCGCATGTCGTCGACGACGAACGCGTCAGGGACGACGCCGCTCACATCCAGTCCGTCACCGACAAGCTGAGCGAGCTCTCCGGCGGCGAGGCTTCCCGGATCGTGGTGCGGGCCGGCAACCCCGTCACCGCCTTGCCGGAGCTCGCCGTTGAGGCCGGCGCGGACCTCATCGCCATCGGGATCAGGCAGCACCGCGCCGCCGCGGGCCTCCTGCTCGGCAGCCGCGCGGACGCCCTCATCCGGTCGAGCAAGGTCCCCGTGCTGAGCGTGCCCCTGGCGGACGAGTAG